A single region of the Xenopus laevis strain J_2021 chromosome 4L, Xenopus_laevis_v10.1, whole genome shotgun sequence genome encodes:
- the alg14.L gene encoding UDP-N-acetylglucosamine transferase subunit ALG14 homolog, with the protein MEHLWLVAVLCLIALLLALRVWLVLRQGLECRPGTKGSVSLMVVAGSGGHTTEILRLLSSLTKSYSPTHYVLAETDKMSEDKIHLFENTRTSGISKSTYSIHRIPRSREVRQSWSSSFLTTLQSMFYSFPLTARLQPDLVLCNGPGTCVPACFSAFLLGVFGIKKIIIVYVESICRVESLSLSGRLLYYFSDYFIVQWPQLKTKYPKSIYLGRIV; encoded by the exons ATGGAGCATTTGTGGTTGGTGGCTGTGCTCTGTTTGATAGCCCTGCTTTTGGCACTTCGGGTATGGCTGGTTTTGCGGCAGGGTCTTGAGTGCAGACCTGGGACAAAAGGTTCTGTCAGCCTGATGGTAGTTGCCGGTTCAG gtggACACACAACTGAAATATTGAGGTTGCTGAGCAGCCTAACCAAATCCTACTCCCCAACACATTATGTCCTTGCTGAAACAGACAAAATGAGCGAAGACAAAATCCATTTGTTTGAAAATACACGAACTTCTGGTATTTCCAAGTCTACG taTTCAATTCATCGCATTCCGAGAAGTCGTGAAGTCAGACAGTCTTGGAGTTCCTCTTTCTTGACCACATTACAGTCCATGTTCTATTCCTTTCCATTAACTGCTCGTCTACAGCCAGATTTG gtCTTATGTAACGGTCCGGGTACATGTGTTCCTGCatgtttttctgcatttcttcTCGGGGTCTTTGGCATAAAGAAAATAATCATTGTCTATGTAGAAAGCATTTGTCGAGTGGAAAGTCTGTCCCTCTCTGGAAGACTTCTTTATTACTTTTCTGACTATTTTATTGTACAATGGCCTCAGCTAAAGACCAAATACCCCAAATCTATATATCTCGGACgaatagtttaa